A section of the Labrus bergylta chromosome 21, fLabBer1.1, whole genome shotgun sequence genome encodes:
- the mrm1 gene encoding rRNA methyltransferase 1, mitochondrial — MWVFSMSHQHRLLLVSRSFQQPALVSQFASYHVTAARLNPEDSSSRIKPVVKRGRKVSDGWQDRERPFQQRQWKNESTVLQKPSQRMGDDRRVSSELRKLCLEDFPSERERPVRQKSTVDSKSEDFEVVFGISPCLLALTQGRRKARKLFVKDGEASHRASVLKVCEEAHKSGVQVHRVSKRDLDKMCEGRVHQGVCLQASPLRFLTEKNTDSAANIKHNTPPLWLILEGIQDPMNLGAILRSSYFLGVDRVASSLHNSCPLSPVVSKASSGVMEAMGVYGYKNLEEMLKSKATQGWEVVGTVGADAGESEVPVTKCSDFKMTKPTLLLMGGEGEGLSKDLLSLCHTLLTIPPGRDLFPGVESLNVSVAAGILLHSLMFSRRSKR, encoded by the coding sequence ATGTGGGTTTTCAGCATGTCACATCAACACAGGTTGCTTCTTGTTAGTAGAAGTTTCCAACAGCCTGCATTAGTCTCTCAGTTCGCCTCTTACCATGTGACAGCTGCTCGTTTGAACCCagaggacagcagcagcagaatcaaACCTGTGGTGAAGAGAGGGCGCAAAGTGTCTGATGGATGGCAGGATCGTGAGAGGCCTTTCCAACAAAGACAGTGGAAAAATGAGAGCACAGTGCTGCAAAAGCCCAGTCAGAGGATGGGAGACGACCGCAGGGTGTCATCTGAACTCAGGAAGTTGTGTCTGGAGGATTTCCCCTCCGAGAGGGAGAGGCCGGTGAGGCAGAAGTCAACAGTGGACTCCAAATCAGAGGACTTTGAGGTTGTTTTTGGCATCTCCCCCTGTCTCTTGGCTCTCACTCAGGGCAGGCGGAAAGCTCGTAAGCTGTTTGTTAAAGATGGGGAGGCCTCTCACCGGGCCTCTGTGTTGAAGGTTTGTGAGGAGGCTCATAAGTCAGGAGTTCAGGTGCACCGGGTCAGCAAGAGGGATCTGGACAAGATGTGTGAAGGGCGGGTGCATCAGGGAGTGTGTCTGCAGGCCAGCCCTTTGAGATTTctcactgaaaaaaacacagattctgCAGctaacatcaaacacaacaccCCTCCTCTGTGGCTCATCCTGGAGGGCATTCAAGACCCGATGAACCTGGGCGCCATCCTGCGCTCTTCTTACTTCCTCGGGGTGGACCGAGTGGCCAGCAGCCTTCACAACAGCTGTCCTTTATCTCCAGTGGTCAGCAAGGCCAGCTCGGGCGTCATGGAGGCGATGGGGGTGTATGGATACAAAAACCTGGAGGAGATGCTGAAGTCGAAGGCGACGCAGGGTTGGGAGGTGGTCGGCACAGTCGGCGCTGACGCGGGGGAGTCCGAGGTCCCTGTCACAAAGTGTTCAGACTTTAAGATGACTAAGCCCACGCTGTTGCTGATGGGGGGCGAGGGGGAAGGACTGTCTAAGGATCTTCTCTCACTGTGCCACACCCTCCTCACCATCCCGCCTGGCAGGGACCTTTTCCCCGGTGTAGAGTCTCTAAACGTCTCGGTAGCTGCAGGAATCCTGCTGCACTCTCTGATGTTCTCCAGGAGGTCCAAACGATGA
- the chmp2a gene encoding charged multivesicular body protein 2a produces MDFLFGKRKTPEEMLKQNQRALNRAIRELDRERSKLEQQEKKIIADIKKMAKQGQMDAVKIMAKDLVRTRRYVKKFIMMRANIQAVSLKIQTLKSNNSMAQAMKGVTKAMATMNKQLKLPQIQKIMMEFERQSEIMDMKEEMMNDAIDDAMGDEDDEDESDAIVSQVLDELGLNLSDELSNLPSTGGSLAVAGKKAEPQAALADADADLEERLNNLRRD; encoded by the exons ATGGATTTCTTATTTGGGAAGAGGAAGACCCCGGAGGAGATGCTGAAGCAGAACCAGAGGGCGCTCAACCGAGCCATAAGAGAGCTGGACCGAGAGCGCTCGAAACtggagcagcaggagaagaagatcATTGCCGACATCAAGAAAATGGCCAAACAGGGACAAATG GACGCCGTTAAGATCATGGCGAAGGATTTGGTCCGCACGCGACGCTATGTGAAGAAGTTCATCATGATGAGAGCCAACATCCAGGCCGTCAGTCTGAAGATCCAGACGCTCAAGTCCAACAACAGCATGGCGCAGGCTATGAAAGGCGTCACAAAAGCCATGGCAACCATGAACAAACAG CTGAAACTGCCACAGATTCAAAAGATCATGATGGAGTTCGAGAGGCAGAGTGAAATCATGGacatgaaggaggagatgatgaACGACGCCATCGACGACGCCATGGGTGACGAGGACGACGAGGACGAGAG CGACGCCATCGTGTCCCAAGTGCTGGACGAGCTGGGTCTCAATCTGTCCGATGAACTTTCAA aTCTCCCGAGCACCGGAGGGAGTTTGGCGGTGGCCGGAAAGAAGGCGGAGCCTCAGGCCGCCCTGGCCGACGCAGACGCCGACCTGGAGGAGCGGCTGAACAACCTCAGGAGAGACTGA